Proteins co-encoded in one Seriola aureovittata isolate HTS-2021-v1 ecotype China chromosome 1, ASM2101889v1, whole genome shotgun sequence genomic window:
- the kctd3 gene encoding BTB/POZ domain-containing protein KCTD3 isoform X2: protein MKLELGVNISVLRHEAEFYGITPLVRRLLLCEELDRSSCGSVLFHGYLPPPAIPARKSNPASAASGASSEERPGPSGAEGFTRVGPPPHPSFPGSPGTEHKLGPVVDPRKVLIIAGHHNWIVASYAHFVICYRIKESSGWQQVFSSPYLDWTIERVALNAKVVGGPHGDKDKMVAAASESSIILWSIQDGGSGNEIGVFSLGVPVDDLFFIGNQLVATSHTGKVGVWNAVTQHWQVQDVVPITSCDTAGSFLLLGCNNGSIYYIDMQKFPLRMKDNDLLVTELYHDPSNDAITALSVYLTPKTSVSGNWIEIAYGTSSGAVRVIVQHPETVGSGPQLFQTFTVHRSPVTKIMLSEKHLVSVCADNNHVRTWTVTRFRGMISTQPGSTPLASFKILSLEETESHGSYCSGNDIGPFGERDDQQVFIQKVIPITNKLFVRLSSTGKRICEVQSVDGTTISCFMVRECEGSSRMGSRPRRYLFTGHGNGSIQMWDLTTAMDTANKGEEKKKEDVGGPTEEELLQLLDQCDLSTSRCATPNISPAPSVLHHTRLRESCSSLQLQAPEPIPESQATYGAVRPYRESPLLARARRTESFHSYRDFQNFSLSRGVLDSTGQISIQGPSQVPDARRSLCDFGPEDVDRRSSAMELWACRTTGANSNINVTGLTAACLSGAKAEGSQETPRQPPDSPILGADVRRKVHPQEEGEGVGSGGDGAKAEGGVKKRGVLEGGFLGRKRAPPVPHLSSLPSSSEGGGSDSSANASPSPTKLASSTSPRHRKPAPEPSNQDSSL from the exons gGGTGTCAACATCAGCGTCCTACGGCATGAAGCAGAGTTTTACGGGATAACTCCTTTAG tGCGGCGCCTGTTGCTGTGTGAGGAACTGGACCGCTCATCATGTGGTAGTGTTCTCTTCCATGGTTACCTGCCTCCCCCAG CCATCCCCGCCCGTAAATCAAACCCAGCCTCAGCAGCCTCTGGCGCCTCCTCTGAAGAGCGGCCAGGTCCAAGTGGAGCAGAGGGCTTCACCCGTGTCGGtccccctcctcacccttcTTTCCCTGGCTCACCTGGAACAGAACACAAACTGG gtcccGTGGTTGACCCAAGGAAGGTGTTGATTATAGCAGGGCACCACAACTGGATTGTAGCATCTTATGCACACTTTGTCATTTGCTACAG GATAAAGGAATCTTCTGGATGGCAGCAGGTGTTTTCCTCCCCCTACCTTGACTGGACCATTGAACGTGTCGCACTTAATGCCAAGGTGGTGGGTGGCCCACATGGAGACAAGGACAAGATGGTGGCCGCTGCCTCTGAAAGCAGTATCATCCTCTGGAGCATCCAAGATGGAGGCAGTGGTAATGAGATAG GTGTGTTCAGTCTCGGTGTACCTGTTGATGATCTCTTCTTCATCGGGAACCAGCTGGTGGCGACGAGCCACACAGGGAAGGTCGGGGTGTGGAATGCCGTCACACAACACTGGCAG GTTCAAGATGTGGTTCCCATCACCAGCTGTGACACGGCAGGATCCTTCCTACTGCTGGGCTGCAATAATGGTTCTATCTACTACATAG ACATGCAAAAGTTTCCGCTGAGGATGAAGGATAATGATCTTCTTGTGACTGAGCTTTATCATGACCCTTCAAACGATGCCATCACTGCGCTGTCTGTCTACCTCACACCTAAAACCA GTGTGAGTGGGAACTGGATAGAGATAGCCTATGGGACTAGCAGCGGCGCTGTGAGAGTGATCGTGCAACACCCGGAGACAGTGGGATCAGGGCCCCAGCTCTTTCAGACATTCACTGTGCACAGGAGTCCGGTGACAAAGATCATGTTGTCTGAGAAACATCTGGTATCAG tgtgtgcagaCAACAACCACGTACGGACGTGGACGGTGACCCGATTCAGAGGGATGATCTCCACCCAGCCAGGCTCCACCCCTCTGGCCTCCTTCAAAATCCTGTCCCTGGAGGAGACGGAGAGCCACGGGAGCTACTGCTCTGGGAATGATATCg GTCCATTTGGAGAAAGAGACGATCAGCAGGTTTTCATCCAGAAGGTCATCCCTATCACCAACAAACTGTTTGTGAGGCTCTCATCAACTGGAAAAAG gatCTGTGAGGTGCAGTCAGTGGACGGGACCACCATCTCTTGCTTCATGGTTCGTGAGTGTGAAGGTTCCAGTCGGATGGGGTCACGACCTCGGCGCTATCTGTTCACTGGTCATGGCAATGGCAGCATCCAAATGTGGGACCTGACCACTGCGATGGACACCGCTaacaaaggagaggagaagaagaaagagg ATGTAGGTGGGCCtacagaggaggagctgctgcagctgttggaTCAATGTGACCTGAGCACCTCCCGCTGTGCTACACCAAATATTAGCCCTGCCCCCTCTGTGCTGCACCACACACGCCTGCGAGAGTCCTGCTCAAG tcTGCAGTTACAGGCCCCGGAGCCCATTCCTGAGAGCCAGGCTACTTATGGGGCTGTGCGACCCTACAGAGAGAGCCCCCTACTGGCCCGTGCTCGGCGAACTGAGTCCTTCCACAGCTACCG AGACTTTCAGAACTTTAGCCTGAGTCGAGGTGTCTTGGACAGCACGGGTCAAATTTCCATCCAGGGCCCCAGCCAGGTTCCAGATGCCCGCCGTTCACTTTGTGACTTTGGACCTGAGGACGTTGACAGGAGATCCTCTGCAATGGAGCTCTGGGCCTGCCGAACCACTGGTGCAAACTCTAACATAAATGTCACGGGTTTGACTGCTGCTTGTCTTTCTGGGGCGAAGGCAGAAGGCAGTCAAGAAACTCCACGGCAACCTCCAGACAGCCCGATTCTGGGGGCTGACGTTAGGCGAAAGGTGCACCcacaagaggagggagaaggtgTGGGATCCGGGGGAGATGGGGCAAAGGCAGAGGGAGGTGTGAAGAAAAGGGGAGTACTAGAAGGAGGCTTTTTAGGGAGGAAGAGGGCTCCCCCAGTTCCTCAcctgtcctccctcccttccaGTTCTGAAGGTGGTGGCAGTGACTCATCTGCAAATGCTTCCCCTTCCCCAACCAAACTAGCCTCCTCCACCTCGCCGCGACACAGGAAGCCGGCCCCAGAGCCATCCAATCAGGACAGCAGCCTGTGA
- the kctd3 gene encoding BTB/POZ domain-containing protein KCTD3 isoform X1, which translates to MATNGNNNLMPGMGEIIQLNVGGTRFSTSRQTLMWIPDSFFSSLLSGRISTLRDETGAIFIDRDPTAFAPILNFLRTKELDLRGVNISVLRHEAEFYGITPLVRRLLLCEELDRSSCGSVLFHGYLPPPAIPARKSNPASAASGASSEERPGPSGAEGFTRVGPPPHPSFPGSPGTEHKLGPVVDPRKVLIIAGHHNWIVASYAHFVICYRIKESSGWQQVFSSPYLDWTIERVALNAKVVGGPHGDKDKMVAAASESSIILWSIQDGGSGNEIGVFSLGVPVDDLFFIGNQLVATSHTGKVGVWNAVTQHWQVQDVVPITSCDTAGSFLLLGCNNGSIYYIDMQKFPLRMKDNDLLVTELYHDPSNDAITALSVYLTPKTSVSGNWIEIAYGTSSGAVRVIVQHPETVGSGPQLFQTFTVHRSPVTKIMLSEKHLVSVCADNNHVRTWTVTRFRGMISTQPGSTPLASFKILSLEETESHGSYCSGNDIGPFGERDDQQVFIQKVIPITNKLFVRLSSTGKRICEVQSVDGTTISCFMVRECEGSSRMGSRPRRYLFTGHGNGSIQMWDLTTAMDTANKGEEKKKEDVGGPTEEELLQLLDQCDLSTSRCATPNISPAPSVLHHTRLRESCSSLQLQAPEPIPESQATYGAVRPYRESPLLARARRTESFHSYRDFQNFSLSRGVLDSTGQISIQGPSQVPDARRSLCDFGPEDVDRRSSAMELWACRTTGANSNINVTGLTAACLSGAKAEGSQETPRQPPDSPILGADVRRKVHPQEEGEGVGSGGDGAKAEGGVKKRGVLEGGFLGRKRAPPVPHLSSLPSSSEGGGSDSSANASPSPTKLASSTSPRHRKPAPEPSNQDSSL; encoded by the exons ATATTTATTGACAGAGACCCTACAGCTTTTGCACCAATTTTGAATTTCCTCCGAACCAAAGAATTGGACCTGCG gGGTGTCAACATCAGCGTCCTACGGCATGAAGCAGAGTTTTACGGGATAACTCCTTTAG tGCGGCGCCTGTTGCTGTGTGAGGAACTGGACCGCTCATCATGTGGTAGTGTTCTCTTCCATGGTTACCTGCCTCCCCCAG CCATCCCCGCCCGTAAATCAAACCCAGCCTCAGCAGCCTCTGGCGCCTCCTCTGAAGAGCGGCCAGGTCCAAGTGGAGCAGAGGGCTTCACCCGTGTCGGtccccctcctcacccttcTTTCCCTGGCTCACCTGGAACAGAACACAAACTGG gtcccGTGGTTGACCCAAGGAAGGTGTTGATTATAGCAGGGCACCACAACTGGATTGTAGCATCTTATGCACACTTTGTCATTTGCTACAG GATAAAGGAATCTTCTGGATGGCAGCAGGTGTTTTCCTCCCCCTACCTTGACTGGACCATTGAACGTGTCGCACTTAATGCCAAGGTGGTGGGTGGCCCACATGGAGACAAGGACAAGATGGTGGCCGCTGCCTCTGAAAGCAGTATCATCCTCTGGAGCATCCAAGATGGAGGCAGTGGTAATGAGATAG GTGTGTTCAGTCTCGGTGTACCTGTTGATGATCTCTTCTTCATCGGGAACCAGCTGGTGGCGACGAGCCACACAGGGAAGGTCGGGGTGTGGAATGCCGTCACACAACACTGGCAG GTTCAAGATGTGGTTCCCATCACCAGCTGTGACACGGCAGGATCCTTCCTACTGCTGGGCTGCAATAATGGTTCTATCTACTACATAG ACATGCAAAAGTTTCCGCTGAGGATGAAGGATAATGATCTTCTTGTGACTGAGCTTTATCATGACCCTTCAAACGATGCCATCACTGCGCTGTCTGTCTACCTCACACCTAAAACCA GTGTGAGTGGGAACTGGATAGAGATAGCCTATGGGACTAGCAGCGGCGCTGTGAGAGTGATCGTGCAACACCCGGAGACAGTGGGATCAGGGCCCCAGCTCTTTCAGACATTCACTGTGCACAGGAGTCCGGTGACAAAGATCATGTTGTCTGAGAAACATCTGGTATCAG tgtgtgcagaCAACAACCACGTACGGACGTGGACGGTGACCCGATTCAGAGGGATGATCTCCACCCAGCCAGGCTCCACCCCTCTGGCCTCCTTCAAAATCCTGTCCCTGGAGGAGACGGAGAGCCACGGGAGCTACTGCTCTGGGAATGATATCg GTCCATTTGGAGAAAGAGACGATCAGCAGGTTTTCATCCAGAAGGTCATCCCTATCACCAACAAACTGTTTGTGAGGCTCTCATCAACTGGAAAAAG gatCTGTGAGGTGCAGTCAGTGGACGGGACCACCATCTCTTGCTTCATGGTTCGTGAGTGTGAAGGTTCCAGTCGGATGGGGTCACGACCTCGGCGCTATCTGTTCACTGGTCATGGCAATGGCAGCATCCAAATGTGGGACCTGACCACTGCGATGGACACCGCTaacaaaggagaggagaagaagaaagagg ATGTAGGTGGGCCtacagaggaggagctgctgcagctgttggaTCAATGTGACCTGAGCACCTCCCGCTGTGCTACACCAAATATTAGCCCTGCCCCCTCTGTGCTGCACCACACACGCCTGCGAGAGTCCTGCTCAAG tcTGCAGTTACAGGCCCCGGAGCCCATTCCTGAGAGCCAGGCTACTTATGGGGCTGTGCGACCCTACAGAGAGAGCCCCCTACTGGCCCGTGCTCGGCGAACTGAGTCCTTCCACAGCTACCG AGACTTTCAGAACTTTAGCCTGAGTCGAGGTGTCTTGGACAGCACGGGTCAAATTTCCATCCAGGGCCCCAGCCAGGTTCCAGATGCCCGCCGTTCACTTTGTGACTTTGGACCTGAGGACGTTGACAGGAGATCCTCTGCAATGGAGCTCTGGGCCTGCCGAACCACTGGTGCAAACTCTAACATAAATGTCACGGGTTTGACTGCTGCTTGTCTTTCTGGGGCGAAGGCAGAAGGCAGTCAAGAAACTCCACGGCAACCTCCAGACAGCCCGATTCTGGGGGCTGACGTTAGGCGAAAGGTGCACCcacaagaggagggagaaggtgTGGGATCCGGGGGAGATGGGGCAAAGGCAGAGGGAGGTGTGAAGAAAAGGGGAGTACTAGAAGGAGGCTTTTTAGGGAGGAAGAGGGCTCCCCCAGTTCCTCAcctgtcctccctcccttccaGTTCTGAAGGTGGTGGCAGTGACTCATCTGCAAATGCTTCCCCTTCCCCAACCAAACTAGCCTCCTCCACCTCGCCGCGACACAGGAAGCCGGCCCCAGAGCCATCCAATCAGGACAGCAGCCTGTGA